The following are encoded together in the Bacteroidales bacterium MB20-C3-3 genome:
- the cas4 gene encoding CRISPR-associated protein Cas4, with protein MRITGTHFNYLLICNRKLWLFANGINMESTSDLVYEGKLIHETSYSRRSDRFQEIEIDGIKIDYYDSKGKVVHEIKKSDKREEAHIWQLKYYLFVLERNGIEGVTGIIEYPKLHKTEEVLLTEPDREFIRESVVKIDEIIHSDDCPERIGKSNCRNCSYFDFCWSGEESDDN; from the coding sequence ATGCGCATCACCGGCACTCATTTTAATTATCTTCTGATTTGTAACCGAAAGCTTTGGCTGTTTGCAAACGGGATTAATATGGAATCTACCTCCGATTTGGTGTATGAAGGGAAGTTAATACACGAAACTTCATACTCCAGGCGGAGTGATAGATTTCAGGAGATTGAAATAGATGGGATTAAAATTGACTATTACGACTCAAAGGGTAAGGTTGTTCACGAGATTAAAAAGTCTGACAAAAGGGAGGAGGCGCATATCTGGCAGCTTAAATACTATCTGTTTGTTCTAGAAAGAAATGGGATTGAGGGTGTGACAGGGATTATTGAGTATCCAAAGCTTCATAAAACTGAGGAGGTATTACTAACAGAACCTGATAGAGAGTTTATTCGGGAGAGTGTTGTAAAGATTGATGAAATTATTCACAGTGATGATTGCCCCGAAAGAATAGGCAAAAGCAACTGCAGAAACTGCAGCTATTTTGATTTTTGCTGGAGCGGAGAGGAATCGGATGATAATTAA